The following proteins are encoded in a genomic region of Bacteroidales bacterium:
- the hisA gene encoding 1-(5-phosphoribosyl)-5-[(5-phosphoribosylamino)methylideneamino]imidazole-4-carboxamide isomerase: protein MRIIPAIDIIEGKCVRLTKGDYSTKKIYNENPLEVAKEFEANGIQFLHLVDLDGARNQHIVNYKILNSIATQTKLTIDFGGGIKSDEDIRIAFENGAAQVTGGSIAVQNKVMFLRWLSKYGTNKIILGADSHNRKIATNGWQKQSEIDVVDFISGFEKEGIKYVICTDISKDGMLLGSSNELYKEILNKTNVNLIASGGVSSLSDLHVLQKIGCEGAIIGKAIYEGKITLKDLCQLKKL, encoded by the coding sequence ATGAGAATTATTCCTGCAATAGATATTATAGAAGGAAAGTGCGTTCGACTTACCAAAGGCGATTATTCAACAAAAAAAATATATAACGAAAATCCACTTGAAGTAGCCAAAGAATTTGAAGCAAACGGTATTCAATTTTTGCATTTGGTAGATTTAGACGGTGCACGAAACCAGCATATTGTAAATTATAAAATTTTAAACAGTATCGCAACCCAAACTAAGCTAACCATTGATTTCGGTGGAGGAATAAAATCGGACGAAGATATTCGCATCGCATTCGAAAATGGAGCCGCACAAGTTACTGGAGGTAGCATTGCCGTTCAAAACAAGGTGATGTTTTTGAGATGGCTTTCAAAATATGGAACAAATAAAATAATTTTAGGAGCCGATAGCCATAACAGAAAAATTGCTACTAATGGTTGGCAAAAACAATCAGAAATAGATGTTGTGGATTTTATTTCGGGCTTTGAAAAAGAAGGAATTAAATATGTTATCTGTACTGACATTTCAAAAGACGGGATGCTACTAGGTTCTTCAAATGAATTGTATAAAGAAATACTTAACAAAACCAATGTGAATTTAATTGCAAGTGGCGGAGTTTCGTCATTAAGCGATCTACATGTATTACAAAAAATTGGATGCGAAGGAGCAATTATCGGAAAAGCAATTTATGAAGGCAAAATCACTTTAAAAGACTTATGCCAATTAAAAAAACTATGA